One Candidatus Obscuribacterales bacterium genomic region harbors:
- a CDS encoding family 20 glycosylhydrolase, translating into MKNFPSNLIVEVWKDEATLLSVAKAHMSALLAYGWYLEQRGSWQDFYNNEPFQVMQFDQRQGKEWTKQLESYVSGGEVAAWGERLDNANYDGSRLVNKS; encoded by the coding sequence TTGAAGAACTTCCCCTCCAACCTCATTGTCGAGGTCTGGAAAGATGAAGCCACCCTTCTCTCAGTAGCAAAAGCTCACATGAGTGCCCTTCTTGCCTATGGATGGTATTTGGAGCAGCGTGGCTCCTGGCAAGACTTCTACAACAATGAACCCTTTCAGGTGATGCAGTTCGACCAACGGCAGGGCAAGGAATGGACTAAGCAACTCGAAAGCTATGTCAGTGGAGGTGAGGTAGCTGCCTGGGGCGAGCGCCTGGACAATGCCAACTACGATGGTAGTCGCCTTGTTAACA